A stretch of DNA from Desmospora activa DSM 45169:
AATGCGAATGTAGTGGTGGATCCCACAGCCAACTGGTATTTTATGATCGTTTCAACCTTTATCCTTGTGTTCATAGGGACATGGGTGACCGATAAAATTGTTGAACCGCGGCTAGGGCCCTATCGGGAACCGATTTCGGCTGACATCGAGCGTATCTCTCAACGAGAAAAACGGGCTTTCCGCTGGGCCAATCTCAGTCTGTTGGTAGTCGTTTTGATCATTGCCCTGTCGATTATTCCGTCTGATGGGGTTTTGCGAGGGGAAGGCGGCAGTGTGGTCAATTCCCCCTTTATTCAGAGCATCATTGTGTTTATGATGGTTGTATTTTTAATTCCCGGTTTGGTATACGGCGCCTTAACCGGGGTGATTAAAAACGATAAAGATGCCGCTGGGATGATGTCGGATTCGTTGGCTTCCATGGCCGGATTTATTCTGCTCATCTTCATTTCGGCGCAATTTGTCGCCTTTTTCAACCATACCCATCTTGGTACATTGTTGTCCGTCAAGGGAGCGGAGTTTTTACAAGCGAGCGGTTTTGTCGGTATTCCGTTAATGGTGACCTTTATCTTGCTAACCGCTGTGATAAACTTGTTTATTGCTGCCGATTCGGCTAAATGGGCCATTATGGCGCCAATTTTTATCCCGATGTTTATGCAGTTGGGCTACTCGCCGGAGTTGACGCAGGTAGCCTATCGAATCGGGGACTCCACAACCAATATTATTGCGCCGCTGATGCCGTTTTTTGCGCTGATTGTGGCTTTTGCCCAAAAATATGATCGCAAAAGCGGGATCGGGACTGTTGTTTCGTTGATGTTGCCCTATTCGCTTCTGTTTCTCCTCTTTTGGATTGTACTGCTTATCATATGGTATTTTCTCGGCTTACCTTTGGGGCCGGGGGCGCCTCTGTTTATGTAATAAGGGGTTTTCCTTATTAAACAAGGCCCTGCTGCTGACGATCATGGTGAACTGCTCACCACTAAAGTGGTAGAGCTTCTCGATTCATCGAGTCTCCAGTGAGTCCTTTCCACGAGCGTAACTTTCCGTAGTCCCTACGGTAGATGTTGAATGTTATTTGTGTGTTTATTCCCCTATTGAAATGGGGAAGATTCTCGCTCGCATTCCTAAAAGCAAGGTGTGATCCAGAATGCATTCCGCTGAAACAGGTGTACTGGTTATTGCCCATGGTTCCAGGAGTCAACGTTGGGTTCAGTTGGTAGAGGAAGCCGCTGCGGCCGTAAACAGCCCTCATCCGCTTACCGTCGGTTATTTGGAATTGGTGGAAGGACGAAGCATCGCCGATGGGGTGCGACAGCTGGAGCGGAAAGGAGTCCAACGGATTTTGGCCGTTCCCCTGTTTGTCTCCTCAGGTAGCACTCATTTAGAAGAAATTCAGTATGCCCTCGGTGTAATTGAGAAATCCCATATCGAGACGGAACTGGAACGGATCAACCCACAGGTGCCGATCACATGGACCACAGCGATGGATGATCATAAGTTGGTAGAGTCGATTTTAGCGGAGCGCATAGCGGCATTGTCGACACAACCGGAGAAGGAAGCGTTGTTGCTAGTCGCTCACGGCAGCGAGAAACCAGGCTTCCGGCAGGTGTGGGAGGAAGGATTGGCCGCTTTAACGACCCGTTTAAATCAGCGCTTTTCCTTCGCAGAAGCGGATTATGCCATGCTGCGGTTAGGGGATGTCAGGGAGAAGGCGGAACGGTTAAGCCGTCACCGAACCTGCTTGGTGGCCCCGGTTTTTCTAAGCCCGGGCTATTTTACGGAAAAAGTGGTACCCGCAGAATTAAACGGCCTCCCTTGTCGCTATCGCGGGGAGACCTACCTCCCGCATCCCGATGTCA
This window harbors:
- a CDS encoding AbgT family transporter, with product MATLDKQQKDKGLLLRGLSAVERVGNRLPHPVTIFALLTLLVILLSHLFALMGVTVQFEGINPETMKTETQTVSVESLLVPDGIRYMVTSIVENFTTFVALGPVLVAMIGVGVAERSGYLAMLLKRIVIKAPKRLVTPTVVLMGIMSNIAASVGYVVLVPLGAIIFLGFKRHPLAGMAAAFAGVSGGYSANLLIGTNDPILAGISTEAARILNANVVVDPTANWYFMIVSTFILVFIGTWVTDKIVEPRLGPYREPISADIERISQREKRAFRWANLSLLVVVLIIALSIIPSDGVLRGEGGSVVNSPFIQSIIVFMMVVFLIPGLVYGALTGVIKNDKDAAGMMSDSLASMAGFILLIFISAQFVAFFNHTHLGTLLSVKGAEFLQASGFVGIPLMVTFILLTAVINLFIAADSAKWAIMAPIFIPMFMQLGYSPELTQVAYRIGDSTTNIIAPLMPFFALIVAFAQKYDRKSGIGTVVSLMLPYSLLFLLFWIVLLIIWYFLGLPLGPGAPLFM
- a CDS encoding sirohydrochlorin chelatase, producing the protein MHSAETGVLVIAHGSRSQRWVQLVEEAAAAVNSPHPLTVGYLELVEGRSIADGVRQLERKGVQRILAVPLFVSSGSTHLEEIQYALGVIEKSHIETELERINPQVPITWTTAMDDHKLVESILAERIAALSTQPEKEALLLVAHGSEKPGFRQVWEEGLAALTTRLNQRFSFAEADYAMLRLGDVREKAERLSRHRTCLVAPVFLSPGYFTEKVVPAELNGLPCRYRGETYLPHPDVSRWVEEVIGKRR